The Halosimplex litoreum genome has a window encoding:
- a CDS encoding MATE family efflux transporter yields MGLRSRLDALFKGPEDFDLTSGGIGKPLFFLAMPIVVTNLFQTAYNLADTFWLGQYSTDALAAISFAFPMVFLLISFGTGISVAGSVLVAQFTGAGEPREAEYAASQTVTFAAIVSLVLGVVGYFVVGEFLSLMGASADVLPLASSYMEVISLGLLFMFGFFVFIALMRGYGDTITPMLVMFGSVVLNIVLDPFLIFGWTVVESAPLVGTVAFPELGIQGAAVATVFSRGLALVVGLAIMFRGERGVQIHLGDMVPDLSYLRRLVAIGLPASVEGMGRALSMNLLLFVVATFSDPVVSAYGIGTRVFSVIVLPAIAVARGVETMTGQNVGADKPERAQAAADLAAKVLFGVLTAAGVVVFLAPEPIVSVFVGADQANADRVVEVGAQFLRYVALTFGFIGITRAYTGSFRGAGKTLTAAAISVLMLGVVRFPIAWFAAAPLGEAGIWLSFAVSNVVGAVVAVLWYRRGTWKGAELTEQSVDVEPTAVESSAGDD; encoded by the coding sequence ATGGGCCTGCGCAGTCGGCTCGACGCGCTGTTCAAGGGGCCCGAGGACTTCGACCTCACGTCGGGCGGGATCGGCAAACCGCTCTTCTTCCTCGCGATGCCGATCGTCGTCACGAACCTCTTCCAGACGGCCTACAACCTGGCGGACACGTTCTGGCTCGGCCAGTACAGCACGGACGCGCTGGCGGCGATCAGCTTCGCGTTCCCGATGGTCTTTCTGCTCATCTCGTTCGGGACCGGCATCTCCGTCGCCGGGAGCGTCCTCGTCGCGCAGTTCACCGGCGCCGGTGAGCCCCGCGAGGCCGAGTACGCCGCCTCCCAGACGGTCACGTTCGCGGCGATCGTCTCGCTGGTCCTGGGCGTGGTCGGCTACTTCGTCGTCGGCGAGTTCCTCTCGCTGATGGGCGCCTCGGCGGACGTGTTGCCGCTGGCATCGAGCTACATGGAAGTCATCTCGCTGGGTCTGCTCTTCATGTTCGGCTTCTTCGTCTTCATCGCACTCATGCGCGGCTACGGCGACACGATCACGCCGATGCTCGTGATGTTCGGGTCGGTCGTCCTCAACATCGTCCTCGACCCGTTCCTCATCTTCGGGTGGACGGTCGTCGAGTCGGCGCCGCTGGTCGGGACGGTGGCGTTCCCCGAACTCGGCATCCAGGGCGCGGCCGTCGCGACGGTGTTCTCCCGCGGGCTCGCGCTGGTCGTCGGGCTGGCGATCATGTTCCGGGGCGAGCGGGGCGTCCAGATCCACCTCGGCGACATGGTCCCGGATCTCTCGTATCTCCGCCGGCTGGTCGCGATCGGCCTGCCGGCGTCGGTCGAGGGGATGGGCCGGGCGCTGTCGATGAACCTCCTGTTGTTCGTCGTCGCCACGTTCTCCGACCCCGTCGTCTCCGCCTACGGTATCGGGACGCGCGTCTTCTCGGTCATCGTCCTGCCGGCCATCGCCGTCGCCCGCGGCGTCGAGACGATGACCGGCCAGAACGTGGGGGCGGACAAACCCGAGCGGGCTCAGGCGGCCGCCGACCTCGCGGCCAAGGTGCTGTTCGGCGTCCTCACCGCGGCGGGTGTCGTCGTCTTCCTCGCGCCCGAGCCCATCGTCTCGGTGTTCGTCGGCGCCGACCAGGCGAACGCCGACCGGGTCGTCGAGGTCGGCGCGCAGTTCCTCCGCTACGTCGCGCTCACCTTCGGGTTCATCGGCATCACCCGTGCTTACACCGGGAGCTTCCGCGGCGCCGGCAAGACCCTGACCGCCGCGGCCATCTCCGTCCTGATGCTCGGCGTCGTCCGGTTCCCGATCGCCTGGTTCGCCGCCGCCCCGCTCGGCGAGGCGGGGATCTGGCTCTCGTTCGCCGTCTCGAACGTCGTCGGCGCCGTCGTCGCCGTCCTGTGGTACCGCCGCGGCACCTGGAAAGGCGCCGAACTGACCGAACAGAGCGTCGACGTCGAGCCGACGGCCGTCGAGAGCTCGGCGGGCGACGACTGA
- a CDS encoding PAS domain S-box protein, with product MNASGYRESLYEVFASAEGLDSQVADALSLGTDYLSLDLGFLTRVADGRQEIVQSVGDHDLIQPGETCPIDRAYCKRTVEVEESLAVQHAGSSPLVSDQALRTFELGTYIGVRVELDDEVYGTVCFADDLERDAPFSEAEQLFVELLAKLVGQAIERRDHERELHERADRLAREKRRFEGIAENSFDILFRVDRDTRFTYVSAAVERVLGYDPEALVDRPVVDHVRESSVDDATEGLSSVLDGEAVEGLGLTFLDAEGNSVALEVNATPIRDGDEVVGVQGVGRDVSARKERERELRIKNRAMDEAEIGISLADNTDSGRPLVYVNEGFGRVTGHDPAEMLGRNCRFLQGEATDPDAVATLKAGIEAGESVSTEIVNYRADGSPFWNRVQLSPIENDAGEVTHYLGFQNDVTERKRAERLRALLNRVLRHNLANDVSPFMAFGEMLRTDEDEPADLGARIETSAENLVALSDKARDLEEFARHDPVHERLDVAELVASAVDVARDADGGRPRRASVETSVETERGICAGTELRRALSELVENALEHGVEGPDPAVEVTAVDDGDWVVVSVVDDGPGIDPMESAVVEHGRETALEHGSGLGLWLVNWVVTRYGGSFQVEPANGGGTVARVRLPGIDDGASIDDVARPPTLLFR from the coding sequence ATGAACGCGAGCGGATATCGGGAGTCGCTCTACGAGGTGTTCGCCAGTGCCGAGGGCCTGGACTCACAGGTCGCCGACGCGCTCTCGCTGGGCACGGACTACCTCTCGCTCGACCTCGGGTTCCTGACTCGCGTCGCGGACGGTCGTCAGGAGATCGTCCAGTCGGTCGGTGACCACGACCTGATCCAGCCGGGCGAGACCTGCCCGATCGACCGGGCCTACTGCAAGCGGACCGTCGAGGTCGAGGAGTCACTGGCCGTCCAGCACGCCGGGTCGTCGCCGCTCGTCTCCGACCAGGCGCTCCGAACTTTCGAACTCGGAACGTACATCGGCGTGCGCGTCGAACTCGACGACGAGGTCTACGGGACGGTGTGTTTCGCCGACGACCTGGAGCGCGACGCGCCGTTTTCCGAGGCCGAACAGCTGTTCGTCGAGTTGCTCGCCAAGCTGGTCGGGCAGGCCATCGAACGGCGCGACCACGAGCGGGAACTGCACGAGCGTGCAGACCGGCTGGCTCGCGAGAAGCGGCGCTTCGAAGGGATCGCCGAGAACAGTTTCGACATCCTCTTTCGCGTGGACCGGGACACGCGGTTCACGTACGTCTCGGCCGCGGTCGAGCGCGTCCTCGGGTACGACCCCGAGGCGCTGGTCGACCGACCGGTCGTGGATCACGTCCGCGAGTCCTCCGTCGACGACGCCACGGAAGGACTCTCGTCGGTCCTCGACGGCGAGGCCGTCGAAGGGCTGGGACTCACGTTTCTGGACGCCGAGGGGAACTCCGTCGCGCTCGAAGTGAACGCGACGCCGATCCGCGACGGCGACGAAGTCGTCGGCGTCCAGGGCGTCGGTCGTGACGTGTCCGCCCGAAAGGAGCGCGAGCGGGAACTACGGATCAAAAATCGTGCGATGGACGAGGCCGAGATCGGCATCTCGCTCGCGGACAACACCGACTCCGGTCGCCCGCTCGTCTACGTCAACGAGGGGTTCGGTCGCGTGACGGGCCACGACCCCGCGGAGATGCTCGGTCGGAACTGCCGGTTCCTCCAGGGCGAGGCGACCGACCCCGACGCGGTCGCGACGCTCAAAGCTGGGATCGAGGCGGGCGAATCGGTCTCGACGGAGATCGTGAACTACCGGGCCGACGGGAGCCCGTTCTGGAATCGCGTCCAGCTCAGCCCCATCGAGAACGACGCCGGAGAGGTGACCCACTACCTGGGCTTCCAGAACGACGTGACCGAGCGCAAGCGTGCCGAGCGACTCCGTGCGCTGCTCAATCGGGTGCTGAGGCACAACCTCGCGAACGACGTCAGCCCGTTCATGGCGTTCGGCGAGATGCTTCGGACGGACGAAGACGAGCCGGCCGACCTCGGGGCGCGCATCGAGACGAGCGCCGAGAATCTGGTAGCGCTGAGCGACAAAGCCCGTGACCTGGAGGAGTTCGCACGGCACGACCCCGTCCACGAACGTCTCGACGTGGCCGAATTGGTCGCCAGCGCGGTCGACGTGGCCCGCGACGCCGACGGCGGTCGACCCCGGCGAGCGAGCGTCGAGACGAGCGTCGAGACCGAGAGAGGGATCTGCGCCGGCACCGAACTCCGGCGGGCGCTGTCGGAACTCGTCGAGAACGCGCTCGAACACGGGGTCGAAGGGCCCGATCCGGCCGTCGAAGTGACCGCCGTCGACGACGGCGACTGGGTCGTCGTCTCCGTCGTCGACGACGGCCCGGGGATCGACCCGATGGAGTCGGCGGTCGTCGAGCACGGCCGGGAGACGGCGCTCGAACACGGCTCCGGGCTGGGGCTGTGGCTGGTCAACTGGGTCGTCACGCGATACGGCGGCTCCTTCCAGGTCGAGCCGGCAAACGGCGGCGGCACCGTCGCGCGAGTTCGTCTGCCCGGCATCGACGACGGCGCTTCGATCGACGACGTCGCCCGGCCACCGACGCTGCTGTTCCGCTAG
- a CDS encoding NADPH:quinone reductase, which yields MRAVRLHDHGGPEALGVEDIDRPTPASDELLVEVAAAGVNPVDTYFREGSYEPVGLPFTPGVDVAGVVAATGDGVAGFAEGDRVFGTGVGNAGHQGAYAEYATVPIDRVVALPEGVDLTEAGAAGVAAVTAWRALVDHAALDPAEHCLVHGGSGGVGHAAVQIADAVSARAITTASESYHDALADLGADTVLNYGRDDLADAVLEASDGGVDAVLDHRLDDYLQFDADVAAQGARVVGIGENSPDPGFTNDGAARSKDVSYQFMSMFNMPDLRAGLAGVADLMERDRLSIECARSYDLAEAGEAQRAVVEDSFFGKLVVEP from the coding sequence ATGCGCGCAGTTCGCTTGCACGACCACGGCGGCCCCGAGGCCCTCGGGGTCGAGGACATCGACCGTCCGACCCCCGCGTCGGACGAACTGCTCGTCGAAGTGGCGGCGGCCGGCGTCAACCCCGTCGACACCTACTTCCGCGAGGGGTCGTACGAGCCCGTCGGCCTCCCGTTCACGCCGGGGGTCGACGTCGCCGGCGTCGTCGCCGCGACCGGCGACGGCGTCGCGGGGTTCGCCGAGGGCGACCGGGTGTTCGGCACCGGGGTCGGCAACGCCGGCCACCAGGGCGCCTACGCCGAGTACGCGACCGTCCCCATCGACCGCGTCGTCGCCCTGCCCGAAGGCGTGGACCTGACCGAGGCCGGCGCCGCGGGCGTCGCGGCGGTCACCGCCTGGCGCGCGCTGGTCGACCACGCCGCCCTCGACCCCGCCGAACACTGCCTCGTCCACGGCGGGTCGGGCGGCGTCGGCCACGCGGCCGTCCAGATCGCCGACGCCGTCAGCGCTCGTGCGATCACGACCGCCAGCGAGAGCTATCACGACGCGCTCGCCGACCTGGGCGCCGACACGGTACTGAACTACGGCCGCGACGACCTCGCCGACGCGGTCCTCGAAGCGTCCGACGGCGGCGTCGACGCGGTGCTCGATCACCGACTCGACGACTATTTGCAGTTCGACGCCGACGTGGCCGCCCAGGGCGCCCGCGTCGTCGGTATCGGCGAGAACAGTCCCGACCCGGGGTTCACGAACGACGGCGCCGCCCGCTCGAAGGACGTGTCCTACCAGTTCATGTCGATGTTCAACATGCCCGACCTGCGCGCGGGCCTGGCCGGCGTCGCCGACCTGATGGAACGCGACCGGCTGTCGATCGAGTGCGCCCGCAGCTACGATCTGGCGGAGGCCGGCGAGGCACAGCGTGCGGTCGTCGAGGACAGCTTTTTCGGCAAACTCGTCGTCGAGCCCTGA
- a CDS encoding heptaprenylglyceryl phosphate synthase — protein MSLGSSLGRTLGQCVAAVGIGAETLGSLDANPVPADWRHVTKVDPETAKLLPVAYPLYLGHTDAVSVGGSSDVTAANTEETFRLLARAPVPAFHEPSEARHVTEETRELAAFLALPEVLNGETEALVGTLGEGLAYLHDEMVPALLREKLPGPLYRLVGDSLADVATSWLLEAAVFEAYVVQNPDSAAARRSGVGESDVLSPAVARERAMVADRHLDSEVVYVEYSGTYGGDEAADVLRAVADSVNGARVWYGGGIDDRERAVAMLDAGADTVVVGDCFHDVADEEVETCARAVEALGVAPSGEEIRSWFDAEIDPARTAAARYLRTTPAVDDPEAAAEGSLLVALALCFGVLPAAVGESEPSAERTRSLLSAVDADTADRFEAALSAGEHGADGDPLDDYCARVAAALSDADADPRRLRHLSLSTLSVSR, from the coding sequence ATGTCGCTCGGTTCGTCGCTCGGCCGCACTCTCGGGCAGTGCGTCGCCGCGGTCGGGATCGGCGCGGAGACGCTCGGCTCGCTCGACGCCAACCCGGTCCCCGCCGACTGGCGCCACGTCACGAAGGTCGACCCGGAGACGGCGAAACTGCTCCCGGTCGCCTACCCCCTGTATCTCGGCCACACCGACGCCGTCTCCGTGGGTGGGTCCAGTGACGTCACCGCGGCGAACACCGAAGAGACGTTTCGACTGCTGGCGCGCGCACCGGTCCCCGCCTTCCACGAGCCCAGCGAGGCCCGTCACGTCACCGAGGAGACCCGAGAGCTGGCCGCGTTCCTCGCGCTCCCCGAGGTCCTGAACGGCGAGACCGAGGCGCTCGTCGGCACGCTCGGCGAGGGGCTGGCCTACCTCCACGACGAGATGGTACCCGCGCTCCTCCGGGAGAAACTGCCCGGCCCGCTCTACCGGCTGGTCGGTGACTCACTCGCCGACGTCGCGACCTCGTGGCTGCTGGAGGCGGCCGTCTTCGAGGCGTACGTCGTTCAGAACCCCGACAGCGCGGCGGCTCGCCGCAGCGGCGTCGGCGAGTCGGACGTGCTCTCGCCTGCGGTCGCCCGAGAGCGGGCGATGGTCGCCGACCGCCACCTCGACAGCGAGGTCGTCTACGTCGAGTACTCGGGCACCTACGGCGGCGACGAGGCCGCCGACGTGCTCCGGGCGGTCGCCGACTCGGTCAACGGCGCCCGCGTCTGGTACGGCGGCGGGATCGACGACCGCGAAAGGGCGGTGGCGATGCTCGACGCGGGCGCCGATACGGTCGTCGTCGGCGACTGCTTCCACGACGTGGCCGACGAGGAGGTCGAGACCTGCGCCCGCGCGGTCGAGGCGCTCGGCGTCGCGCCCTCGGGCGAGGAGATCCGGTCGTGGTTCGACGCCGAGATCGACCCAGCGAGGACGGCCGCGGCCCGCTACCTCCGGACGACCCCGGCCGTCGACGACCCGGAGGCCGCCGCAGAGGGGTCGCTGCTGGTCGCGCTCGCGCTCTGTTTCGGCGTGCTCCCGGCCGCCGTCGGCGAATCGGAACCGTCCGCCGAGCGCACGCGCTCGCTCCTCTCGGCCGTCGACGCCGACACCGCCGATCGCTTCGAAGCGGCGCTCTCGGCCGGCGAACACGGAGCGGACGGCGACCCGCTCGACGACTACTGCGCTCGCGTCGCGGCCGCCCTCTCCGATGCCGACGCGGACCCGCGACGACTGCGCCACCTGAGTCTCTCGACGCTCTCCGTGTCGCGGTGA
- a CDS encoding HVO_2922 family protein produces the protein MANTGTFEVYRDSADEWRWRLVASNGNIIADSGEGYSSKQGAKRGIDSVKRNAPDADVDVLPVD, from the coding sequence ATGGCGAACACCGGAACCTTCGAAGTGTATCGCGACAGTGCAGACGAGTGGCGGTGGCGACTCGTCGCGAGCAACGGGAACATCATCGCCGACAGCGGCGAGGGATACAGCTCCAAGCAGGGTGCCAAACGCGGTATCGACAGCGTCAAGCGCAACGCTCCCGACGCCGACGTGGACGTGCTGCCGGTGGACTGA
- a CDS encoding DUF7260 family protein has protein sequence MTETPHDRVVDAVGTVDREIEYIADERGAFDRFRARLSKVEPWTPATSDGNASAGTEPTVVGSAPTLAGVRSEPPTGTGLGTVRTAYRETVMSVPHFEAEYDDTLRANLAAECGADVAAQVVDGTRLTPPLYRALAAAADRAVDERSRFGRALERERDSLTTVRDDLAACERRLDDVAAELDGADSERLRRLDDRLADVETTCADLADERQRLVHGRPSVPLSGVDGVSLVSFLYGDRERHCPALAAVADCLGRVRSLRTRCLR, from the coding sequence ATGACGGAGACACCACACGACCGAGTCGTCGACGCCGTCGGGACCGTAGACCGAGAGATCGAGTACATCGCCGACGAGCGGGGGGCGTTCGACCGCTTTCGCGCCCGTCTCTCGAAGGTCGAGCCGTGGACGCCCGCGACGAGCGACGGGAACGCGAGCGCCGGCACGGAACCGACGGTCGTCGGGTCCGCCCCGACGCTCGCCGGGGTGCGCTCGGAACCACCCACCGGGACCGGGCTCGGAACCGTCCGGACGGCCTACCGCGAGACCGTGATGTCGGTCCCGCACTTCGAAGCCGAGTACGACGACACGCTCCGGGCGAACCTCGCCGCCGAGTGCGGCGCCGACGTGGCCGCTCAGGTCGTCGACGGGACGCGGCTGACGCCGCCGCTGTACCGCGCACTCGCCGCCGCCGCCGACCGGGCCGTCGACGAGCGCTCGCGGTTCGGTCGCGCCCTCGAACGCGAGCGCGACTCGCTGACGACCGTCCGCGACGACCTCGCGGCCTGCGAACGGCGACTCGACGACGTCGCCGCCGAACTCGACGGCGCCGACTCCGAGCGACTGCGCCGCCTCGACGACCGACTGGCCGACGTCGAGACGACCTGCGCCGACCTGGCCGACGAGCGCCAGCGACTCGTCCACGGGCGCCCCTCGGTCCCGCTCTCCGGCGTCGACGGGGTGAGCCTGGTCTCGTTCCTCTACGGCGACCGCGAGCGGCACTGCCCTGCACTGGCCGCCGTCGCCGACTGCCTCGGACGGGTCCGCAGCCTCCGGACGCGCTGTCTGCGGTGA
- a CDS encoding MFS transporter: MTTSEASGATTAAKPRGRAGVFVSICAFSFLVNFGRIAFAPLVDYFIRTGVSPATAGLAATAVWVGSALPRLPTGYLLTLVSRHRVLTGMGLGLAAAAAFTAFSPSIRVTVVGALFVGLASGVFFIAANPLVSELYPERVGLAVGLRGMSSQIAAVAAPFLVSVAIARGSWRLSFRALAVLAVVVTLLFVLAVRRADLPDAGVDDRDLLGAIRAQWRLVAAGVVFVGVTGFVWQGVFNFYVTYLGAKGFAAGPANTLLTITFAAGVPSFVVAGRLADRFDYLSVLLAVLGGFVVTLFALTLVSSWVAVAAVSIVMSLIVHGLFPVADAYLLDSFPDENRASAYSGYSAVMMLMQAPGGVAVGTFYQFGIPYDGVFRAYAVVVALVAVGMFVLARAGQLPTGE; encoded by the coding sequence GTGACCACGAGCGAGGCCTCGGGCGCGACGACCGCCGCCAAGCCCCGCGGCCGGGCCGGCGTGTTCGTCTCCATCTGCGCCTTCTCCTTCCTGGTGAACTTCGGGCGGATCGCCTTCGCGCCGCTGGTCGACTACTTCATCCGCACGGGCGTCAGCCCCGCCACGGCGGGGCTGGCCGCCACCGCCGTCTGGGTCGGCAGCGCACTCCCGCGACTGCCGACGGGGTACCTCCTCACGCTCGTCTCGCGCCACCGCGTCCTCACCGGAATGGGCCTCGGTCTCGCCGCGGCGGCCGCGTTCACCGCGTTCTCGCCGTCGATTCGCGTCACCGTCGTCGGCGCGCTGTTCGTCGGCCTCGCCTCCGGCGTGTTCTTCATCGCCGCCAACCCCCTCGTCAGCGAACTCTACCCCGAGCGAGTCGGCCTGGCGGTCGGTCTGCGCGGCATGTCCTCGCAGATCGCCGCCGTCGCCGCCCCGTTCCTCGTCTCGGTCGCCATCGCCCGCGGGTCGTGGCGCCTCTCCTTCCGCGCGCTGGCCGTCCTCGCCGTCGTCGTCACCCTCCTGTTCGTCCTCGCGGTCCGGCGGGCCGACCTGCCCGACGCCGGCGTCGACGACCGCGACCTGCTGGGAGCGATCCGCGCCCAGTGGCGACTGGTCGCCGCGGGCGTCGTCTTCGTCGGCGTCACCGGGTTCGTCTGGCAGGGCGTGTTCAACTTCTACGTCACGTATCTCGGCGCCAAAGGGTTCGCGGCCGGTCCGGCCAACACCCTCCTGACTATCACCTTCGCCGCCGGCGTCCCGTCGTTCGTCGTCGCCGGCCGGTTGGCCGACCGCTTCGACTACCTCTCCGTCCTGCTCGCCGTCCTCGGCGGGTTCGTCGTCACCCTGTTCGCGCTCACGCTCGTCTCCTCGTGGGTCGCGGTCGCCGCCGTCTCTATCGTCATGAGCCTGATCGTCCACGGTCTGTTTCCGGTCGCCGACGCCTATCTGCTGGACTCGTTTCCCGACGAGAACCGCGCCAGCGCCTACTCGGGCTACAGCGCCGTCATGATGCTCATGCAGGCTCCCGGCGGGGTCGCCGTCGGGACGTTCTACCAGTTCGGGATCCCCTACGACGGCGTCTTCCGCGCCTACGCGGTCGTGGTCGCGCTCGTCGCCGTCGGGATGTTCGTCCTCGCCCGGGCTGGACAGCTGCCGACCGGTGAGTGA
- a CDS encoding TRAM domain-containing protein: MEISDQLRCLFSAQVEERDGSYVVEVPKREVRTGSLAAGDTYRVALVPSPANTSGGGSDGEDASRAERRDRANGDRSNGDRSGRSPPVDEGEERTVEIEDIGEQGDGITRVERGFVVIVPDTDQGERVTVEITDVRENVAFAEVVERRSYYE; the protein is encoded by the coding sequence ATGGAGATCTCCGATCAGCTTCGCTGTCTGTTTTCCGCGCAGGTCGAGGAACGGGACGGGTCCTACGTCGTCGAGGTCCCGAAACGAGAGGTTCGAACGGGGTCGCTCGCCGCCGGCGACACGTATCGCGTGGCGCTGGTCCCTTCGCCCGCGAACACGAGCGGCGGCGGATCGGACGGTGAGGACGCCTCGCGCGCCGAACGTCGAGACCGTGCGAACGGGGATCGGTCGAACGGCGACCGTTCGGGGCGGTCGCCGCCGGTCGACGAAGGCGAGGAGCGCACCGTCGAGATCGAGGACATCGGCGAACAGGGTGACGGGATCACCCGCGTCGAGCGCGGGTTCGTCGTCATCGTCCCCGACACCGACCAGGGCGAGCGCGTCACCGTCGAGATCACGGACGTTCGCGAGAACGTCGCCTTCGCCGAAGTCGTCGAACGCCGCAGTTACTACGAGTGA
- a CDS encoding NADPH-dependent FMN reductase: MTRPDVVAVCGSRREGSYTRRALRIALDAAAESGADTELLDLRTLDLPPFDPDADEGEAVVAFKRRVRAADAVILGSPVYHGSYSATLKDALDYCGKEEFADATVGLLATAGGGSYASTFDHLRTVVRSVHGWTVPTQVGIRGAHDKFDGDRVVEPGLEDRIRRLGREVAANADVEPAARRQRGVAAAADCDD, encoded by the coding sequence ATGACCCGCCCCGACGTGGTCGCCGTCTGCGGCAGTCGCCGCGAGGGCAGTTACACCCGCCGGGCCCTCCGGATCGCGCTCGACGCGGCTGCCGAGTCCGGCGCCGACACCGAGTTGCTCGACCTGCGGACGCTCGACCTGCCGCCGTTCGACCCCGACGCCGACGAGGGCGAGGCCGTCGTCGCGTTCAAGCGCCGCGTCCGTGCGGCCGACGCCGTGATCCTCGGCTCGCCCGTCTACCACGGCTCGTACTCGGCGACGCTGAAGGACGCGCTGGACTACTGCGGCAAAGAGGAGTTCGCCGACGCGACCGTGGGCCTGCTCGCGACCGCCGGCGGCGGCAGCTACGCGAGTACGTTCGACCACCTCCGTACCGTGGTCCGGTCGGTCCACGGCTGGACCGTCCCGACGCAGGTCGGCATCCGCGGCGCCCACGACAAGTTCGACGGCGACCGAGTCGTAGAGCCGGGCCTCGAAGACCGCATCCGGCGACTCGGCCGCGAGGTGGCCGCCAACGCCGACGTGGAACCGGCCGCCCGCCGCCAACGGGGCGTCGCGGCCGCCGCCGACTGCGACGACTGA
- the dgoD gene encoding galactonate dehydratase has product MTQITDYELFEVPPRWLFLRVETSDGTVGWGEPVVEGRAKTVRTAVEELFETYLLGEDPGRIEDHWQRMYRGGFYRGGPVLMSAIAGVDQALWDIRGKQLGVPVYDLLGGPVRDRVRVYQWVGGDRPADVAEQAAEKVDAGFTALKMNATSELRRVDTPAAVDAAADRLGAVREAVGDEVDVGVDFHGRVAKSMAKRLAAALEPHDPFFVEEPVLPEHNDALPRIAEHTTTPIATGERMYSRWDFKEVFEQGTVDVVQPDLSHAGGITECKKIADMAEAYDVALAPHCPLGPIALASCIQVDASAPNALIQEQSLDIHYNETSDVLEYLADPSVFEYDDGYVPLPDGPGLGVEIDEAYVREQAGGDVDWHSPVWRHDDGGVAEW; this is encoded by the coding sequence GTGACTCAGATCACCGACTACGAACTGTTCGAGGTCCCGCCGCGGTGGCTGTTCCTGCGGGTGGAGACGAGCGACGGGACGGTCGGCTGGGGCGAGCCCGTCGTCGAGGGGCGAGCGAAGACCGTCCGGACGGCCGTCGAGGAACTGTTCGAGACTTACCTGCTCGGCGAGGACCCAGGCCGTATCGAGGACCACTGGCAACGGATGTACCGCGGCGGCTTCTACCGTGGCGGGCCCGTCCTCATGTCGGCGATCGCCGGCGTCGACCAGGCGCTGTGGGACATCAGGGGCAAGCAACTGGGCGTCCCGGTCTACGACCTGCTCGGCGGACCGGTGCGTGACCGCGTTCGAGTCTACCAGTGGGTCGGCGGCGACCGTCCGGCGGACGTGGCCGAGCAGGCAGCCGAGAAGGTCGACGCCGGGTTCACCGCGCTGAAGATGAACGCCACGTCGGAGCTGCGCCGGGTCGACACGCCCGCGGCGGTCGACGCCGCGGCCGACCGACTCGGCGCGGTCCGCGAGGCCGTCGGCGACGAGGTGGACGTCGGCGTCGACTTCCACGGTCGCGTCGCCAAGTCGATGGCCAAACGGCTGGCCGCCGCGCTCGAACCGCACGATCCGTTCTTCGTCGAGGAGCCGGTGCTTCCGGAGCACAACGACGCGCTCCCGCGGATCGCCGAACACACGACGACGCCCATCGCCACCGGCGAGCGGATGTACTCCCGCTGGGATTTCAAGGAAGTCTTCGAGCAGGGAACCGTCGACGTGGTCCAGCCCGACTTGTCCCACGCCGGTGGCATCACCGAGTGCAAGAAGATCGCCGACATGGCCGAGGCCTACGACGTGGCGCTGGCGCCCCACTGTCCGCTGGGGCCGATCGCCCTGGCCTCGTGCATTCAGGTCGACGCCAGCGCACCCAACGCCCTCATTCAGGAGCAGAGCCTCGACATCCACTACAACGAGACCAGCGACGTACTGGAGTATCTCGCCGACCCGTCGGTGTTCGAGTACGACGACGGCTACGTCCCGCTTCCCGACGGGCCGGGACTGGGTGTCGAGATCGACGAGGCGTACGTCCGCGAGCAAGCCGGGGGCGACGTGGACTGGCACAGCCCCGTGTGGCGCCACGACGACGGCGGCGTCGCCGAGTGGTGA